A region from the Tachyglossus aculeatus isolate mTacAcu1 chromosome 5, mTacAcu1.pri, whole genome shotgun sequence genome encodes:
- the MXRA8 gene encoding matrix remodeling-associated protein 8, with protein sequence MELKGKLLLFQLLFLQRSGVLMFSAWSDPGSLDSIVVSESNVSGLVGAQAVLPCHSVRMVWTQDRLQDRQRVLHWDLEGDPEPSPGPDSDPRARARPRPRPHTERLCDLYSAGDLRIYQDFNNGRIRLSPTAFEEGNFSLLIQDVDKRDQGVYSCNLHHHYCHLYVTVKIRLEVTDDPRESGAYWDGEREVVVAGRGRAALLPCLNGAPVWTERSSEEAQQVAHWDRQPPGVPHHRADRLLDLYASGERRFYGPGPLRRRLALAPDAFARGDFSLTIRGLGPQDRGLYSCHLHHHYCGLHERRLFRVAVAAPDDRPEKAGAPDKDPTQTHGHNVINVIVPEGRAQFFQQLGYVLATLLLFLLLLIAVLLATRQHRRRGHEYNLKKSEGQDVNLKEYAVDPGDLARSRSEDIQLDFKNNILKEQAEQAKNFSAKNVDLDKEFRKEYCK encoded by the exons ATGGAGCTGAAGGGAAAACTTCTCCTCTTCCAACTTCTGTTTCTTCAAA ggTCCGGGGTCCTAATGTTCTCAG CGTGGAGCGACCCCGGCAGCTTGGACAGCATCGTGGTGTCCGAGTCCAACGTGTCCGGCCTGGTGGGGGCCCAGGCCGTGCTGCCCTGCCACAGCGTCCGCATGGTGTGGACGCAGGACCGGCTGCAGGACCGGCAGCGCGTGCTGCACTGGGATCTGGAGGGCGACCCCgagcccagccccggccccgactccgacccccgggcccgggcccggccccggccccggccccacacCGAGCGCCTCTGCGACCTGTATTCGGCCGGGGACCTGCGCATCTACCAGGATTTCAACAACGGCCGCATCCGACTCAGCCCCACGGCCTTCGAAGAAGGAAACTTCTCCCTGCTCATCCAGG ACGTGgacaagagggaccagggcgtcTACTCCTGCAACctccatcaccactactgccacCTCTACGTGACCGTGAAGATCCGGCTGGAGGTCACCGATGACC CGCGGGAGTCCGGGGCCTACTGGGACGGGGAGCGCGAGGTGGTGGTGGCGGGCCGGGGCCGCGCGGCGCTGCTGCCCTGCCTCAACGGCGCCCCCGTGTGGACGGAGCGCTCTTCCGAGGAGGCCCAGCAGGTGGCGCACTGGGACCGGCAGCCGCCCGGCGTCCCGCACCACCGCGCCGACCGGCTGCTGGACCTGTACGCGTCCGGCGAGCGGCGGTTCTACGGTCCGGGCCCGCTGCGGCgccgcctggccctggcccccgacGCCTTCGCCCGGGGGGACTTCTCGCTCACCATCCGGGGCCTCGGGCCCCAGGACCGGGGCCTCTACTCCTGCCACCTGCACCACCACTACTGCGGCCTGCACGAGCGACGCCTCTTCCGCGTGGCCGTCGCCGCCCCCGACGACCGCCCCGAGAAGGCCGGAGCCCCGGACAAAG ACCCCACCCAGACACACGGCCACAATGTCATCAACGTGATCGTGCCCGAGGGCCGAGCCCAGTTCTTCCAGCAGCTGGGCTACGTGctggccaccctgctcctcttcctgctgCTCCTCATTGCCGTGCTGCTGGCCACCCGACAGCACCGCCGCAGGG gccaCGAATACAACCTGAAGAAATCCGAGGG GCAAGATGTGAATCTGAAGGAGTATGCCGTTGACCCCGGGGACCTGGCTCGGAGCCGGAGTGAAGACATCCAACtag atTTCAAAAACAACATCCTCAAGGAGCAGGCTGAGCAAGCCAAGAACTTCTCGGCCAAGAACGTCGACTTGGACAAAG AATTCAGGAAAGAATATTGCAAGTGA